TGTTTCTCTTTTTTTCCCAAAATTGTATCTCTCTCGAGATTGTTTTCCAATCAAAAAATGAAGAATTTTATCCAAAGAAAGATTGATTTTGATCAAAGGTGGAAGATCGATTCCTCAAAAGTTTTGGACAAAGAAGCTTCCGATCCACCTCTTTTCGACTATGAATCAAAAGACAGATATCGATCGTATATTAATAAATTCTTATTTAGAATATAAAAGAACCGGTAAGTCCGATTCTCTCCTCAAGCAGGCTGAATTTTGGATCAAACGATTTGCGACTCGAAAATATACTCTGGATGAAGATGGAAGGGCGGAAGTGATTCTTAAATTCATTCAAAAAATCGAAATCTTTTCCAAAATCTTTGAAACAAAAGGTTATCGAAATTTCCCTGCCTTCGCCTTTGTCTTCTGGAAACATCTCGTCTACAATCAATGGAAAAAGGAAAGAATCCTTTCTCAAAAAGAGGCTTCTTTTTTGGATCCGGATCGACTGGAAGGATCTCCTTTTTTCGAACCGGATTATGAACTTTCTATCGATCCTTTCCGAAATTTTCTCCGAGAGAATCTGGAAAATCTGGATCGAAGAGGAACACTCATCTTCAAATTAAAACACAATCTCTATTTGGAAAGAAAGGAGATCCTCCTCCTCAAGAGTATTCTCCTTGCCTCAGGAAATTCCATCCCCGAATTTTTACGCGAGAGAAAAGAAAAACGATTTCGCACTCGAAATAAGGAACTTCTACTTTTGGAAAAATTGGAATCCTCTCATCAAATCCTCTTTTCCAAACGAAAGGACGCGAGTTTTGTCTCTTCGAGGTTGAAGGAAAAATTCAAAAGAAAACTTCTGAGAACGGATTCGATCTATACATTTTTGGAAATCGGAATCTGGTTTGGTTGGAGCGAGCACGTTGTCAAAAGGCTTTATCACCAAACAATGAATCGTCTCCGAAGCGCCGGACTTGACTCGGAACAAGCATTGGCCTTCGAACCGGACACAAAGACCGCATAAGAGACGTAGATTCTTGGAAACAAAAACCGATTAGGGAAGAATCCTCTGATTCCGACTTTTTCGATGAAGGAATCAAGCCGATCCTATCTTTTCCAATCTCGAAGTCGGTTGCAAAATTTGTGTCAGAATCCGGTCTTTTTGAGAAAGGAACGATCCGTTGGATGGGAATTCTTTACCTCCGTGTTTTCAAAAAAAAATAGGGTCGTCTGATAAAAAGTGGATCAGTAAGATCCTTATTATATCTTGGTTGTTCGAATTTTAAAAAAGAGTAAGAAATGAATCAGTCAGAATCACTCAAACTTAGATGGAAATTAACAGTCGGTTTGGAATTGCTCACAACGATTTTGGCGGTTCCTTTGGCGGTCTTATTTATTATCTCTGCGGGAGGATATGATTTCGATCAGGCGATCGCGGTCATTATTGCGGCCGCGATTTCAACGCTGACTTCTTATGTGCTTCCTACGATCCGCTTTTTTTATTTGGGAAGAATCCTTCAAAATCTGGAAGACCAGACTTGGTTTTCTCTCAATACACAGCAGAGGGTCGCGGTAAAAACGAAAATTCTGAACTTCCCAGTTTATAATTCCATTTTTTATCTGGTTCAGTGGAGTTTAGGAATTCCATTTGCGTGGTGGCTCATGCATTTCTTTTTTACACCCACCTTTTTGGAATCCATTCCATTTGCTTTTCTTCCGTTGATCATCTATCCGATTTTGGGAGTATCCCATTTTTTCCTCACCGAATCCAGCTTTGTCGATATCTTGGAATCGGATCGCCTCAACGAAGTTCAGATCGATTCCGATCGGATTCTTATGGTGGGAGTTCACGCGAGAATCTTTAGTACGATCACGGCGATCGCAATCCTACCGATCATCATTCTCGGCTACCTCCTTTTCGAAGAGACCTCAGGTTGGATCAAACTGGGAGACGTGACCATTCCTCTGATTCTAACGTTGGTTTTTATGCTGATCGCGGTCGTTGTGGCTTCGTATCAGCTTTCCCTCACGATCCGGAGAAATTCCGAAAACATGATTCGTATTTTCGGAGAAATGTCCAACGGAAATCTTACCCACGTCCTTCCGATGGTATCGAGCGACGAATTGGGTTCCAACAGTCGCGCACTGAATGAATTTGTTAAGCGACTTCGAATTATCGTAAAAAGTGTTTCGAGAGAAGCGGAAAAATTGTCCGGAAGTTCCAAAACTCTCGGAGATAACACGAAAGATTTGTCCAGAAAGATGCAGGACCAAGCCGCGTCCACGGAAGAAATGAGTTCCGGAGTGGAAGAGATCGCCGCTTCGATCCATTCTACGGCGTCGCGTGCGGACGGTCAGACTCAAATCGCGAAAAAGGCCCAAGCCTCCTTAGTGGAACTGGAAGGAAGAATCCGCCAGGTTCACACAGCGCTTCTCGAAACGAAGGTCGACGCGGATCGGATGAGGAGCGAAACCAAAAGTGGAGAGGACGCCTTACAAGGTACTCAAAAAGCGATGGAAGCGATCGAAGAAAGTACTTCTAAAATGGGAGCGACCGTAAACGTCATCAAAGACATCACGGACCGAATCGGCTTACTTTCGTTAAACGCCGCGATCGAGGCCGCTAGGGCAGGAGAAGCCGGAAAAGGATTCGCTGTCGTCGCTCAGGAAATCGCAAAGCTCGGAGAGCAGACTCAGGACAACGCGAAACGAATTACGAGTGCGATCGCGGAAGCGTTAAATGCCACGAAGAGCGGAAGAGAAGTGATCGAATCGACTCAGACCGTTTTTAAAAGAATCGGGGACACGGTGGAAGTCACACTGGATCGGGTATCGGCGGTAACAAAACTTTCGGATTCTCAACTTGTGGCGAGCGAACAAGTGAAATCGGCGTTTTCGGATCTTTCCGTTTCTTCGGATGAAATTCGAAACCATACACAGGAACAAGCGCAGACTTCGACGGAATTTTCCAAAACGATCGTCGCCATTTCAGAAACTACCGAATTCTTAAATCAAGTCGTATCCGAAATCGACGAACTCGCCATCAAATTAAACGAACAAGCCGGAAAACTCAAATCCGAAGTGGAATTTTTTACGACCTAATCGAAAACGACTTCGTTTATCAATTGGAAGAATTGAGAATCAATCTGATATAAAATCGTATCATTTCCTCGTAGTTCGAAATCGAAATTCTTTCGTCTATACCGTGAAATCTTTTTACGTCCTCCGGTTTTACTCGGACCGGAAAAAACCGATATGCGTTATCCGCAACAGTTCCGTAGTGAAGGGAATCCGTATACGCGGAGACGAGCGCAGGAGCGACGATCACATCGGGAATCGTTTCTTGGATCGAACGTCGAATCGTTTCAAATCCGATCGAATCGGTGCTCGAAACGGAGGAAGGTTCGAAAATCGTATCTGGAGGATTCAGACGAATCCTTTCGTCGTTTAGGATTTTTTCGGTTCGATCCAAAACTCCCCGGTGAGAATCCCCTTGGAGAATTCTAAAATTAACCGTGGCTTCGGCGCTCGCCGGAAGAACGTTGTCCTTAAACCCGCCGGAAATTTTTGTAATTGCGGAAGTAGTATGAAGCTGTGCCCTCGTGGAATTTTTTTCACTCAGACGCGACTTTAGAATCGGACCAAAGAGCCATAGATTGCTCATAACCCATCTGGATCCGAATTTCATCTCGGGTGCGAGCCACTGAAAGGTTGTTCTCTGTATTTCTCCTAAGGAAAGCGGAAACGGATTCTGCTCCATTCGCGAAAGACCGGAGCTCAGAATTCCGACCGCAGTTTCTTCCGGAGGCATAGAAGAATGACCTCCTTCTTTGAGATCGACTTCGAGCCCAAGGGAAAGATAACCTTTTCCGGCGATTCCGATCAACGCGATCGGTTTTTCGATTCCCGGTATCAAACCTTCTGCGATGATCTGACCCTCGTCCAAAACGTATTCAAAACGAAGATTTCTTCTTTTGAAAATTTCGGTGATCGCCTTTGCGCCGAGTTTTCCGTAGATCGTCTCTTCGTCTTGACCGATCGCAATAAAAATAGAACGTTCCGGAACATGTCCTTTCTTTATTAGAATTTCAATAGATTCTAATATAGCAAAAACGCTACTTTTGTCGTCCCAAGCACCTCTTCCCCAAACAAAACCGTCCCGTATTTCGCCTCCAAACGGTTGGTGGCTCCAAAGAGAAATCGTGCTCGGATCCACGTCCACTACGTCCGTGTGCGCGCAAAGAAGAATCGGTTTTAAATTCGGATTCTTACCCTGCCATTCGTAAAAAAAGGAAAAGTTGCTTACCTTCGTTTTTTTAAGTTTCGCTTCTACGGATGGATAACTCTTCCGGATGTGTTCGTTTAACGATAGGAATTCACGCGAGTTTGCGTTCGTATCTTCGAGGGAAGAAACCGTTTTAAAGCGAACTCCCTCCGAAAGTCGTCGTAAGGCGGCTTCCATCGGTAGCGTTTCTTTAGGAACCGGGTCGATCTTTTTTTGGAATGAGCTTGCCGAAAACGTCCGAAAGACCGTAAACAAAAGAACGAGACCGAAAAGGGATAACGCAAAAAATGAAAATTTTTTCATGGTCAGTGTTTAAATTCTTTTGTCTGTTTTTCCAGCGCTAATTTTCCGAGAAAAAGGGAAAGTTGTTCGAAAAGAAATTCGGACTGTTGTTCTTGAAACTCTTGAACGAGAAAATCCAAATCCTTTTTGAGATACAATTTACCCCGAGAAACGACCGCGTAGAGACTCGATGTTTTTGTCAGATCGTTCGTGGGATCTTCCTTAAAAATCAAAAGATCCGGTGAAGCGCCTTCCATGAGAGAAAAAGAAGATTCATTGCCGATAGACCGATTTGCGTCCACGGTGGCCATTTTCCAAACATCCATCGCGGGAATCCCCGCTTCTCGAAAGAGACGCATCTCTTGGTGCAAACTTGCGCCCGGAACCACAAAGGGTTGTTGTGCGTCCGAACCCAGATGAAGGGTCGCACCTGCTTGGTAAAGTTTTCGAAGTAAGGTTTTCTTTTTTGTAAGGGCGCTCTGAACGTGGTTCTTTAGATATTCTTTCCCGATTCCTCGATATGCCGGGATTCCTATCTCAGGATTCCAAACGACTTCCCTATAAAATCGGGGCATCAAAGAAACTGCCGGATCTTTTCTGGCGGATTCGTAATCGGTAAAAAGCAAAAGTCTTTCTGAGGCGACTAACGTAGGCGTGTTGGCG
The sequence above is a segment of the Leptospira stimsonii genome. Coding sequences within it:
- a CDS encoding M20 family peptidase, translated to MKKFSFFALSLFGLVLLFTVFRTFSASSFQKKIDPVPKETLPMEAALRRLSEGVRFKTVSSLEDTNANSREFLSLNEHIRKSYPSVEAKLKKTKVSNFSFFYEWQGKNPNLKPILLCAHTDVVDVDPSTISLWSHQPFGGEIRDGFVWGRGAWDDKSSVFAILESIEILIKKGHVPERSIFIAIGQDEETIYGKLGAKAITEIFKRRNLRFEYVLDEGQIIAEGLIPGIEKPIALIGIAGKGYLSLGLEVDLKEGGHSSMPPEETAVGILSSGLSRMEQNPFPLSLGEIQRTTFQWLAPEMKFGSRWVMSNLWLFGPILKSRLSEKNSTRAQLHTTSAITKISGGFKDNVLPASAEATVNFRILQGDSHRGVLDRTEKILNDERIRLNPPDTIFEPSSVSSTDSIGFETIRRSIQETIPDVIVAPALVSAYTDSLHYGTVADNAYRFFPVRVKPEDVKRFHGIDERISISNYEEMIRFYIRLILNSSN
- a CDS encoding methyl-accepting chemotaxis protein — translated: MNQSESLKLRWKLTVGLELLTTILAVPLAVLFIISAGGYDFDQAIAVIIAAAISTLTSYVLPTIRFFYLGRILQNLEDQTWFSLNTQQRVAVKTKILNFPVYNSIFYLVQWSLGIPFAWWLMHFFFTPTFLESIPFAFLPLIIYPILGVSHFFLTESSFVDILESDRLNEVQIDSDRILMVGVHARIFSTITAIAILPIIILGYLLFEETSGWIKLGDVTIPLILTLVFMLIAVVVASYQLSLTIRRNSENMIRIFGEMSNGNLTHVLPMVSSDELGSNSRALNEFVKRLRIIVKSVSREAEKLSGSSKTLGDNTKDLSRKMQDQAASTEEMSSGVEEIAASIHSTASRADGQTQIAKKAQASLVELEGRIRQVHTALLETKVDADRMRSETKSGEDALQGTQKAMEAIEESTSKMGATVNVIKDITDRIGLLSLNAAIEAARAGEAGKGFAVVAQEIAKLGEQTQDNAKRITSAIAEALNATKSGREVIESTQTVFKRIGDTVEVTLDRVSAVTKLSDSQLVASEQVKSAFSDLSVSSDEIRNHTQEQAQTSTEFSKTIVAISETTEFLNQVVSEIDELAIKLNEQAGKLKSEVEFFTT
- a CDS encoding sigma-70 family RNA polymerase sigma factor, with the translated sequence MNQKTDIDRILINSYLEYKRTGKSDSLLKQAEFWIKRFATRKYTLDEDGRAEVILKFIQKIEIFSKIFETKGYRNFPAFAFVFWKHLVYNQWKKERILSQKEASFLDPDRLEGSPFFEPDYELSIDPFRNFLRENLENLDRRGTLIFKLKHNLYLERKEILLLKSILLASGNSIPEFLRERKEKRFRTRNKELLLLEKLESSHQILFSKRKDASFVSSRLKEKFKRKLLRTDSIYTFLEIGIWFGWSEHVVKRLYHQTMNRLRSAGLDSEQALAFEPDTKTA